From a region of the Dickeya poaceiphila genome:
- the ribH gene encoding 6,7-dimethyl-8-ribityllumazine synthase has translation MNIIEGVVAAPNARVAIAIARFNHFINDSLLEGALDALKRIGQVKEENVTVVWVPGAYELPLAVRALANSQKYDAVVALGTVIRGGTAHFEFVAGECSSGLSQVAMNSDIPVAFGVLTTESIEQAIERAGTKAGNKGAEAALTALEMINVLHSIKSA, from the coding sequence ATGAACATTATCGAAGGTGTTGTTGCCGCTCCGAATGCTCGTGTGGCGATTGCTATTGCCCGCTTCAATCACTTTATCAATGACAGCTTGCTGGAAGGCGCGCTGGATGCTCTTAAGCGCATTGGTCAGGTGAAAGAAGAAAACGTCACCGTTGTCTGGGTGCCGGGTGCCTATGAACTGCCGCTGGCCGTGCGTGCGCTGGCTAACAGCCAGAAATATGATGCTGTGGTGGCACTGGGTACGGTGATTCGCGGTGGTACCGCGCATTTTGAATTTGTTGCCGGCGAATGCAGTTCCGGTCTGTCTCAGGTCGCTATGAACAGCGACATTCCGGTCGCCTTTGGTGTGCTGACTACGGAAAGTATCGAGCAGGCCATCGAGCGCGCTGGCACGAAAGCGGGGAATAAAGGTGCTGAAGCTGCTTTGACCGCGCTTGAAATGATCAATGTATTACACTCAATCAAGTCAGCCTGA
- the thiL gene encoding thiamine-phosphate kinase: MAQGEFDVIARYFNRTGYSRRGVELGIGDDCALLNIPDKQLLAVSTDTLVSGIHFLPDIDPADLAYKSLAVNLSDLAAMGADPAFVSLALTLPNIDADWLAAYSNSLFEQLSYYGMQLIGGDTTRGPLSMTLTIQGLVPEGRALKRSGARIGDWIYVTGTLGDSAAGLAVLQDKLQMSESDDRQWLLQRHLRPQPRILHGQALRDLASAAIDLSDGLVSDLGHILKASDCGARVNLDALPYSSALLQCDDPEQAMRWALSGGEDYELCFTVPELNRGALEVAIGHLGARYTCIGQIAPASEGLGFFHSGQPVTVNLKGYDHFGS, encoded by the coding sequence ATGGCTCAAGGTGAGTTTGATGTGATTGCCCGCTATTTCAATCGGACGGGCTATTCACGACGGGGTGTTGAGCTGGGGATCGGCGATGACTGTGCCCTGCTGAACATTCCGGACAAACAGTTGCTGGCAGTCAGCACGGATACGCTGGTATCCGGCATTCATTTTCTGCCTGATATTGACCCGGCTGATCTGGCGTACAAATCTCTGGCGGTCAATTTGAGTGACCTGGCGGCGATGGGGGCTGATCCTGCATTTGTCTCGCTGGCGCTCACGTTGCCGAATATTGATGCCGACTGGCTCGCCGCCTATAGCAACAGCTTGTTTGAACAGCTTTCTTACTACGGTATGCAACTGATTGGCGGTGATACCACGCGTGGGCCGCTCAGTATGACGCTGACCATTCAAGGGTTGGTGCCGGAGGGGCGGGCGCTCAAGCGTAGTGGCGCGCGTATTGGCGATTGGATTTACGTGACTGGAACACTGGGCGATAGCGCTGCTGGTTTGGCTGTTTTGCAGGATAAGCTACAGATGTCTGAGTCGGATGACCGTCAATGGTTGTTGCAGCGTCATTTGCGCCCTCAGCCCCGAATTCTGCACGGGCAGGCGTTGCGTGATCTGGCCAGCGCGGCTATCGATCTGTCTGACGGGCTGGTGTCTGATTTGGGGCACATTCTCAAGGCCAGTGATTGCGGCGCACGCGTTAATCTGGATGCGTTGCCCTATTCCAGCGCGTTGTTGCAGTGTGACGACCCGGAACAGGCTATGAGGTGGGCGCTCAGCGGCGGTGAAGATTATGAACTGTGCTTTACCGTACCGGAGTTGAATCGTGGAGCGCTGGAGGTAGCGATTGGTCACCTGGGTGCTCGCTATACCTGCATCGGCCAGATTGCCCCGGCATCGGAAGGGCTGGGGTTCTTCCACTCTGGTCAGCCGGTGACTGTTAATCTGAAAGGGTATGACCATTTTGGCTCATGA
- the pgpA gene encoding phosphatidylglycerophosphatase A, with protein sequence MTILAHENLAHENKSSLVAKHRLRMSNPWHFLATGFGSGLSPWMPGTAGSLAAIPVWYLLRLLPLQLYSLLVMLSICIGVYLCHRTAKDMGVHDHGSIVWDEFVGMWITLMAVPSSHWGWVAAGFVIFRVLDIVKPWPIRWFDRNVHGGMGIMVDDIVAGVISAAVLYVVGHYVI encoded by the coding sequence ATGACCATTTTGGCTCATGAAAATTTGGCTCATGAAAATAAAAGTTCGCTGGTTGCCAAACATCGCCTGCGCATGAGTAATCCATGGCATTTTCTGGCGACCGGCTTCGGCAGCGGGTTATCGCCGTGGATGCCCGGTACCGCAGGTTCGCTGGCGGCCATTCCGGTATGGTATCTGTTGAGGCTGTTACCATTACAGCTTTATTCGTTGCTGGTGATGCTCAGTATCTGCATTGGCGTTTACCTGTGCCACCGTACTGCCAAAGATATGGGGGTACATGACCACGGCAGTATCGTCTGGGACGAATTTGTCGGGATGTGGATCACGCTGATGGCAGTGCCTTCGAGCCACTGGGGTTGGGTGGCTGCGGGGTTTGTCATTTTCCGGGTTCTGGATATTGTCAAACCCTGGCCGATCCGCTGGTTTGATCGTAATGTGCATGGCGGCATGGGCATTATGGTTGACGATATCGTCGCCGGGGTTATTTCAGCAGCGGTTTTGTATGTTGTCGGGCATTATGTGATATAG
- the dxs gene encoding 1-deoxy-D-xylulose-5-phosphate synthase: MTFDIAKYPTLALAENPEELRLLPRESLPKLCDELRQYLLDSVSRSSGHFASGLGTVELTVALHYVYNTPFDHLVWDVGHQAYPHKILTGRRDRIATIRQKGGLHPFPWRGESEYDVLSVGHSSTSISAGIGMAVAAEREGLGRRTACVIGDGAITAGMAFEAMNHAGDIKPDMLVILNDNEMSISENVGALNNHLAQLLSGKLYSTLREGGKKVLSGLPPIKELVKRTEEHLKGMVVPGTLFEELGFNYIGPVDGHDVQSLVQTLKNMRSLKGPQLLHIMTKKGKGYAPAEQDPISWHAVPKFDPASGTLPKNKESLPTYSAVFGEWLKETAATDHRLMAITPAMREGSGMVSFSRTYPQQYFDVAIAEQHAVTFAAGLAIGGYRPVVAIYSTFLQRAYDQVIHDVAIQNLPVLFAIDRGGIVGADGQTHQGAFDLSFLRCIPHMVIMTPSDENECRLMLHTGYHYQQGPCAVRYPRGNALGVELTPLETLPIGKGVLKRQGEKIAILNFGTLLPEAQQAADALNATLADMRFVKPLDEALIASLAASHDVLVTLEENAIMGGAGSGVNEYLMAKRLPVPVLNIGLPDEFIPQGPQAEIRADLALDAAGIECRIRSWLA; this comes from the coding sequence ATGACCTTTGATATAGCGAAATACCCCACGCTGGCGCTGGCGGAAAACCCTGAGGAACTGCGCCTGCTACCAAGGGAAAGCCTGCCCAAATTGTGCGATGAACTGCGACAGTATCTGCTGGACAGCGTCAGCCGCTCAAGTGGGCATTTTGCCTCAGGTCTGGGTACGGTCGAGTTGACCGTGGCGCTGCATTATGTTTACAACACCCCTTTCGACCACCTGGTGTGGGATGTGGGCCACCAGGCGTACCCTCACAAAATTCTGACTGGGCGACGAGATCGCATTGCCACCATTCGTCAAAAAGGTGGCTTGCATCCGTTTCCCTGGCGTGGCGAAAGCGAATATGACGTACTGAGCGTCGGTCACTCTTCAACCTCCATCAGCGCCGGTATTGGCATGGCGGTGGCAGCAGAGCGCGAAGGTCTGGGACGGAGAACCGCCTGCGTGATTGGCGATGGCGCGATTACTGCCGGTATGGCATTTGAAGCCATGAATCACGCTGGCGATATCAAACCGGATATGCTGGTGATTTTGAACGATAATGAGATGTCGATTTCCGAAAACGTCGGCGCACTGAACAATCACCTGGCACAATTGCTCTCCGGCAAGCTCTATTCCACCCTGCGTGAAGGCGGCAAGAAAGTGCTATCCGGCCTGCCGCCTATCAAGGAACTGGTCAAGCGTACTGAAGAACACCTGAAGGGCATGGTGGTGCCGGGTACGTTGTTTGAGGAATTGGGCTTTAATTATATCGGCCCGGTGGATGGGCATGACGTGCAGTCACTGGTGCAAACGCTGAAAAACATGCGTAGCCTGAAAGGTCCGCAGTTACTGCATATCATGACCAAGAAAGGCAAAGGCTATGCCCCCGCAGAACAGGACCCGATCAGCTGGCACGCCGTACCAAAATTCGACCCGGCCAGCGGCACATTACCGAAAAACAAAGAATCGCTTCCGACCTATTCCGCTGTTTTCGGCGAATGGCTGAAAGAAACCGCAGCAACAGACCATCGGCTGATGGCTATCACCCCAGCCATGCGTGAAGGCTCCGGCATGGTATCGTTTTCGCGTACCTATCCGCAGCAATACTTTGATGTCGCAATTGCAGAGCAACATGCAGTAACCTTTGCCGCCGGCCTGGCGATTGGGGGTTATCGTCCGGTAGTGGCTATCTACTCCACCTTCCTGCAACGTGCTTACGATCAGGTCATTCATGATGTCGCTATTCAGAACCTGCCGGTACTGTTTGCTATTGATCGCGGCGGCATCGTTGGCGCCGACGGCCAAACGCATCAGGGCGCATTTGACCTGTCGTTCCTGCGCTGTATCCCCCACATGGTGATCATGACGCCCAGCGACGAAAACGAATGTCGGCTGATGCTGCATACCGGTTATCATTATCAGCAAGGGCCATGTGCGGTACGTTACCCGCGCGGCAACGCGTTGGGCGTGGAACTGACGCCGCTGGAAACCTTGCCTATCGGCAAAGGCGTACTAAAACGCCAAGGTGAGAAGATTGCCATTCTGAATTTCGGCACGCTGTTGCCGGAAGCACAGCAGGCAGCTGATGCACTCAACGCAACACTGGCAGATATGCGATTTGTAAAACCGCTGGATGAGGCACTGATCGCCTCGCTCGCCGCCAGTCATGACGTACTGGTCACACTGGAAGAAAACGCGATTATGGGGGGCGCCGGCAGTGGAGTGAACGAATACCTGATGGCGAAACGCCTGCCGGTGCCGGTGCTCAATATCGGCCTGCCTGATGAATTTATTCCGCAAGGCCCACAGGCGGAAATCCGCGCAGACCTGGCACTGGACGCGGCAGGTATTGAATGTCGTATCCGCAGTTGGCTAGCCTGA
- the thiI gene encoding tRNA uracil 4-sulfurtransferase ThiI, protein MKFIIKLFPEITIKSQSVRLRFIKILTGNIRNVLKQYDETLAVVRHWDHIEVRAKEESQRAVIRDALTRIPGIHHILEVEDCVYTDIHHIFEQTLNTYREQLEGKTFCVRVKRRGKHDFSSQDVERYVGGGLNQHIESARVNLTAPQVTVHLEIDQDRLLLIKGRYEGIGGFPIGTQEDVLSLISGGFDSGVSSYMLMRRGCRVHYCFFNLGGAAHEIGVRQVAHYLWNRFGSSHRVRFVAIDFEPVVGEILEKVDDGQMGVVLKRMMVRAASRIAERYGVEALVTGEALGQVSSQTLTNLRLIDNASDTLILRPLISHDKEHIIRLARELGTEDFAKTMPEYCGVISKSPTVKAVKAKIEHEESLFDFSILDSVVAQARNIDIREIAEQTQQSVTEVETVDAFAASDILLDIRSPDEQDEHPLALEQVEVKSLPFYKLGTQFGDLDQSKTYLLYCERGVMSRLQALYLREQGFNNVKVYRP, encoded by the coding sequence ATGAAGTTTATCATTAAATTGTTCCCGGAAATCACCATCAAAAGCCAATCTGTGCGGTTGCGCTTTATAAAGATTCTTACCGGGAATATTCGTAACGTTTTAAAACAGTATGATGAAACGCTGGCGGTTGTCCGTCACTGGGATCATATCGAGGTTCGCGCCAAAGAGGAAAGTCAGCGCGCTGTGATACGCGATGCGTTGACGCGAATTCCGGGCATTCATCATATCCTTGAGGTGGAAGATTGTGTCTATACCGATATCCACCATATTTTTGAACAAACGCTGAACACCTACCGCGAGCAACTGGAAGGAAAGACATTCTGTGTGCGGGTAAAACGTCGCGGCAAGCACGATTTCAGCTCTCAGGATGTGGAGCGCTACGTCGGCGGCGGTCTGAATCAGCATATCGAAAGCGCACGGGTTAACCTGACGGCTCCGCAAGTCACGGTGCATCTGGAGATTGATCAGGATCGCCTGCTGTTGATTAAGGGCCGCTACGAAGGTATTGGCGGTTTCCCTATCGGTACCCAGGAGGATGTGCTGTCGCTGATTTCCGGCGGATTCGACTCCGGCGTTTCCAGCTACATGCTGATGCGTCGCGGTTGCCGGGTGCACTACTGTTTCTTTAATCTTGGCGGTGCCGCGCACGAAATCGGTGTACGTCAGGTAGCGCATTACCTGTGGAACCGTTTTGGCAGTTCACACCGGGTGCGTTTTGTCGCTATTGATTTCGAACCGGTGGTCGGTGAAATTCTGGAAAAGGTAGACGACGGCCAGATGGGAGTGGTGCTCAAACGCATGATGGTGCGGGCCGCGTCGCGGATTGCCGAGCGTTATGGCGTCGAAGCGCTGGTGACCGGCGAGGCGTTGGGTCAGGTGTCCAGTCAGACGCTGACCAACCTGCGGCTGATTGATAACGCCTCAGACACACTGATCCTGCGTCCGCTGATTTCTCACGATAAAGAGCACATTATTCGTCTGGCGCGGGAACTGGGTACGGAAGATTTTGCTAAGACCATGCCTGAGTATTGCGGCGTGATCTCCAAAAGTCCGACAGTGAAGGCGGTGAAGGCCAAAATCGAGCACGAAGAAAGCCTGTTTGATTTCTCGATTCTCGACAGCGTCGTGGCGCAAGCGCGCAACATCGATATCCGTGAGATTGCTGAGCAAACCCAGCAGAGCGTAACCGAAGTGGAAACGGTTGATGCCTTTGCCGCGAGCGATATTCTGCTGGATATTCGTTCACCGGATGAGCAGGATGAGCACCCGTTGGCGCTGGAGCAGGTAGAAGTGAAATCGCTGCCGTTTTACAAACTGGGCACACAGTTTGGCGATTTGGATCAGAGCAAAACCTACCTGCTATATTGCGAGCGTGGGGTGATGAGCCGCTTGCAGGCGCTGTACCTGCGTGAGCAAGGGTTCAATAATGTTAAGGTATATCGCCCTTGA
- the panE gene encoding 2-dehydropantoate 2-reductase: protein MKITVLGCGAIGQLWLNALHRQGHDVQGWLRIPQVSCQINVTMLSGERCNLNLTANNTEHLTQSELLVVTLKAWQVSDAISTLLPRLRSDCIILLLHNGMGTWEELPAISQPLLLGVTTHAARRDPSTVVHIAAGITHIGTLNRSTHREEEQNRLAETLHQALPDVAWHNHINATCWLKLAANCVINPLSVLHQCTNGELQSYPEQIEVLCQEVARVMDREGFHTSTENLLLYVNQIIQNTAANTSSMRQDVLAQRHTEIDYITGYLLRRARAHGLSLPENSRLFDYIKRKENEYDRLGSGLSGTW, encoded by the coding sequence ATGAAAATTACGGTTCTTGGCTGTGGCGCCATCGGCCAACTCTGGCTCAATGCGTTACATCGGCAAGGGCACGATGTACAAGGCTGGCTACGTATCCCTCAGGTATCATGCCAGATTAACGTTACGATGCTCTCCGGTGAGCGTTGTAACCTTAATCTGACAGCCAATAATACCGAACATCTGACACAAAGTGAGTTGTTGGTGGTTACCCTGAAGGCCTGGCAGGTATCTGATGCAATTTCCACTCTGCTACCTCGGTTGCGCTCTGATTGCATCATTCTGCTGCTGCATAACGGGATGGGAACCTGGGAAGAATTACCGGCAATCAGCCAGCCGCTGTTATTGGGCGTCACCACTCATGCTGCACGGCGCGACCCATCAACGGTGGTACATATCGCCGCGGGCATCACGCATATTGGTACGCTCAACCGGTCAACACACCGAGAAGAAGAACAAAACCGGTTGGCTGAAACGCTGCATCAGGCTCTGCCCGATGTCGCCTGGCATAATCACATTAACGCCACCTGCTGGTTAAAACTGGCCGCCAATTGCGTTATCAATCCGCTGAGCGTGTTGCACCAATGCACCAACGGCGAATTACAGTCTTATCCGGAACAGATTGAAGTGCTTTGTCAGGAAGTCGCGCGGGTCATGGACCGTGAAGGTTTTCATACCTCAACGGAAAACTTGCTGCTCTATGTGAATCAAATCATCCAGAACACCGCCGCCAACACGTCGTCAATGCGTCAGGATGTGCTGGCGCAGCGCCATACGGAAATCGACTACATCACCGGTTACCTGCTGCGCCGCGCTCGTGCCCACGGGCTATCCCTGCCGGAAAACAGCCGCCTGTTCGACTATATCAAACGAAAGGAGAATGAATATGACCGCCTCGGTTCTGGTCTGTCTGGCACCTGGTAG
- the ispA gene encoding (2E,6E)-farnesyl diphosphate synthase — translation MTDFLKQLAVHHQRIDAALNHFISTLPFQSSPLVEAMAYGALLGGKRLRPFLVYATGQLFAVSQDSLDAPAAAVECIHAYSLIHDDLPAMDDDDLRRGQPTCHVRFGEDKAILAGDALQTLAFSILADAPMPQVSERDRLAMISELASASGVAGMCGGQALDLEAEGHRVDIQGLERIHRHKTGALIRASVRLGALAAGERGRFALPYLDRYANAIGLAFQVQDDILDVIGDSATTGKRQGADQQLGKSTYPALLGLEQAKVKARELCKESLSALNELEETLDKPATIAPLRALANYIVERDK, via the coding sequence ATGACAGATTTTCTCAAGCAGCTTGCAGTTCACCATCAGCGCATCGACGCCGCACTCAACCATTTTATTTCCACCTTGCCTTTTCAGAGTAGTCCACTGGTGGAAGCGATGGCGTATGGCGCACTGTTGGGAGGCAAACGACTGCGTCCTTTTCTGGTTTATGCTACTGGTCAGCTATTTGCCGTATCACAGGATAGCCTTGATGCACCAGCAGCAGCGGTTGAATGCATTCATGCCTACTCACTGATTCACGATGATTTACCGGCCATGGACGATGATGATCTACGGCGCGGCCAACCCACCTGCCATGTCAGATTTGGTGAAGATAAAGCGATTCTGGCTGGCGATGCCTTGCAAACGCTGGCGTTTTCCATTCTGGCGGATGCGCCAATGCCGCAAGTCAGTGAGCGTGATCGGTTAGCGATGATTTCCGAACTGGCCAGTGCCAGCGGTGTGGCCGGCATGTGCGGCGGTCAGGCGCTGGATCTGGAAGCGGAAGGTCATCGGGTTGATATACAGGGGCTGGAACGCATTCACCGCCACAAAACCGGCGCACTGATTCGTGCCTCAGTGCGGCTGGGCGCGTTGGCTGCGGGTGAACGTGGACGTTTTGCCCTGCCTTACCTTGATCGTTATGCTAACGCGATTGGTCTGGCCTTTCAGGTGCAGGACGATATTCTCGATGTAATTGGCGACAGCGCTACCACAGGTAAACGCCAGGGTGCCGACCAACAGCTCGGCAAAAGTACCTACCCAGCTTTACTGGGGCTTGAGCAAGCCAAAGTAAAAGCCAGGGAGCTGTGCAAAGAATCCCTCTCAGCACTAAATGAACTGGAAGAAACGCTGGACAAGCCCGCAACGATAGCACCTCTGCGGGCGTTAGCGAATTATATCGTTGAACGCGATAAATAA
- the xseB gene encoding exodeoxyribonuclease VII small subunit, whose amino-acid sequence MPKKTEQPTSFENSLAELEQIVSRLESGELPLEEALNAFEQGVQLARQGQVKLQQAEQRVQILLNDDPDTALTPFTPDNEPL is encoded by the coding sequence ATGCCGAAAAAAACTGAACAACCCACCAGCTTTGAAAACTCACTTGCTGAACTGGAACAGATTGTCTCGCGTCTGGAATCGGGTGAGCTTCCGCTGGAAGAGGCGTTGAACGCCTTTGAGCAGGGCGTCCAGCTTGCACGTCAGGGACAAGTAAAACTACAGCAGGCCGAACAGCGTGTTCAGATTCTGCTGAATGATGATCCTGATACTGCGTTGACACCTTTTACGCCGGATAATGAGCCGTTATGA
- a CDS encoding MFS transporter, with protein MSDNHMTPVEQKATWGLGLVFSLRMLGMFMVLPVLTTYGMALQGASESLIGVAIGIYGLMQAIFQIPFGLMSDRIGRKPLIVGGLLIFVLGSVIAALSHSIWGIILGRALQGSGAISAAVMALLSDLTREQNRTKAMAFIGVSFGITFAIAMVVGPIVTHALGLNALFWGIALLALLAIVITLAVIPSAPSHVLNRESAIVRGGVAKVLANSRLLKLNFSIMCLHILLMSSFVALPRGMEQAGLAPQDHWKVYLTTMLISFAAVVPFVIYAEVKRRMKQVFIVCVMIITAAELVLLQAGNHALWQFFIGIQLFFLGFNVMEALLPSLISKESPAGYKGTAMGVYSTTQFIGVAIGGSLGGALYDLHGASLVFSTGALLGVVWLLVSFTMQEPPYLSSLRITLPNEALRDSQLSDKLQQHPGVADVVIIPDEFSAYVKIDRNKTSRQQLEKLISQTAG; from the coding sequence ATGAGCGATAATCACATGACCCCTGTTGAACAGAAGGCGACATGGGGACTGGGTCTGGTTTTTTCACTTCGTATGCTGGGCATGTTCATGGTGCTCCCGGTGTTAACTACCTATGGAATGGCTCTGCAAGGTGCCAGCGAATCACTGATTGGCGTTGCCATAGGAATTTATGGCTTGATGCAGGCTATCTTCCAAATCCCATTCGGACTTATGTCTGACCGTATCGGACGCAAGCCACTCATTGTTGGTGGGCTACTGATATTTGTGTTGGGTAGTGTCATCGCTGCACTCAGCCATTCCATTTGGGGGATTATTCTGGGTCGTGCTTTGCAGGGTTCCGGGGCGATTTCTGCTGCGGTCATGGCGCTGCTGTCAGACTTAACACGTGAACAAAACCGCACCAAAGCCATGGCATTTATCGGCGTCAGCTTCGGCATTACGTTTGCTATCGCCATGGTAGTCGGCCCGATTGTTACCCATGCGTTAGGGCTGAATGCGCTGTTTTGGGGAATTGCGCTGCTGGCGCTGCTGGCTATCGTCATCACGCTGGCAGTCATTCCCTCTGCCCCTTCCCATGTGCTCAACCGTGAATCTGCCATCGTGCGTGGCGGTGTCGCCAAAGTGCTGGCCAATTCTCGCTTGTTAAAACTCAACTTCAGCATCATGTGCCTGCACATCCTGCTGATGTCGAGCTTTGTCGCCTTACCGAGAGGCATGGAACAAGCAGGTCTGGCACCGCAGGACCACTGGAAAGTCTATCTGACAACGATGCTGATATCGTTCGCTGCCGTGGTGCCATTCGTCATCTACGCAGAAGTTAAACGCCGCATGAAGCAGGTGTTCATTGTCTGCGTGATGATAATCACTGCCGCAGAGCTGGTTTTGCTGCAAGCAGGCAACCACGCGCTGTGGCAATTCTTTATCGGCATTCAGCTGTTCTTTCTGGGCTTCAATGTCATGGAAGCATTGTTGCCATCCCTTATCAGCAAAGAGTCACCAGCAGGTTACAAAGGTACCGCGATGGGCGTTTACTCCACTACACAATTTATTGGCGTGGCGATTGGTGGCAGTCTCGGCGGCGCGCTGTATGACCTGCACGGTGCCTCACTGGTATTTAGCACGGGTGCACTGCTGGGGGTAGTATGGCTGTTGGTCAGTTTCACCATGCAAGAACCGCCTTATCTAAGCAGTCTGCGTATTACCTTGCCAAATGAAGCACTGCGGGATAGCCAGCTGTCCGATAAACTACAGCAACATCCTGGGGTAGCAGATGTGGTGATAATACCGGATGAATTCAGCGCCTATGTGAAAATTGATCGCAACAAGACCAGCAGACAGCAACTGGAGAAGTTAATCAGCCAGACAGCGGGTTAA
- the yajL gene encoding protein deglycase YajL: protein MTASVLVCLAPGSEEIEAVTTIDLLVRAGIRVTTASVAGDGNTEITCSRGVKLIADAPLVAVADHDFDAVVLPGGLQGAACFRDSPLLIERLRQTHQEGKIVAAICASPAVVLEHHQLFPVGNMTGYPTLKEQISPEKWLEKRVVFDPRVNLLTSQGPGTSIDFALKLIDLLLGKSKAAEIAAQLILPPGIYNYQDLA from the coding sequence ATGACCGCCTCGGTTCTGGTCTGTCTGGCACCTGGTAGTGAAGAAATCGAAGCCGTGACCACCATCGATTTGCTGGTCAGAGCGGGGATTCGAGTAACCACAGCCAGCGTAGCCGGTGACGGCAACACGGAGATCACCTGCTCACGCGGTGTGAAATTGATTGCCGATGCGCCGTTGGTCGCCGTCGCCGACCATGACTTTGATGCGGTAGTACTGCCCGGCGGCCTGCAAGGCGCAGCGTGTTTCCGAGACAGTCCGTTGCTGATTGAACGCCTGCGCCAAACCCATCAGGAAGGCAAAATCGTCGCGGCTATCTGCGCCTCACCAGCCGTGGTGCTAGAGCATCATCAGCTGTTTCCTGTCGGTAACATGACCGGTTACCCGACGCTAAAAGAACAGATTTCACCGGAAAAATGGCTGGAAAAGCGTGTAGTATTCGACCCACGCGTCAATCTGCTGACCAGTCAAGGACCAGGGACCAGCATCGACTTCGCGCTGAAGCTAATCGATCTGCTGCTGGGCAAGAGCAAAGCAGCAGAAATAGCGGCCCAATTGATCCTACCACCGGGGATCTACAACTATCAGGACCTTGCCTGA
- the nusB gene encoding transcription antitermination factor NusB: MKPAARRRARECAVQALYSWQLSKNDIADVELQFLSEQDVKGVDIAYFRELLAGVATLAEKLDAQMAPYLSRQLEELGQVERAVLRLAVYELSKREDVPYKVAINEAIELAKVFGAEDSHKFVNGVLDKAGPHLRPGKR; this comes from the coding sequence GTGAAACCTGCTGCTCGTCGCCGCGCTCGTGAATGTGCGGTTCAAGCGCTTTATTCCTGGCAGTTGTCCAAAAACGATATTGCCGATGTTGAACTCCAGTTCCTGAGCGAGCAGGATGTCAAAGGCGTGGACATTGCCTATTTCCGCGAGTTGCTGGCGGGTGTTGCTACTCTGGCGGAAAAGCTGGATGCCCAGATGGCGCCATACCTTTCCCGTCAGTTGGAAGAACTGGGCCAGGTGGAAAGGGCGGTTTTGCGTCTGGCGGTGTATGAGCTCAGTAAACGCGAAGATGTGCCATACAAGGTTGCCATCAACGAAGCGATTGAACTGGCTAAAGTGTTTGGTGCCGAGGACAGCCACAAGTTCGTGAACGGGGTACTGGATAAAGCTGGGCCTCACCTGCGACCAGGTAAAAGATAA
- a CDS encoding YajQ family cyclic di-GMP-binding protein codes for MPSFDIVSEIDMQEVRNAVENATRELGTRWDFRNVPASFELNEKAQTIKATSESDFQVKQLIEILREKLAKRGIEGGSLEIPEDMEHSGKTYSVEAKLKQGIEATLAKKIVKLIKDNKLKVQAQIQGEQVRVTGKSRDDLQGVIALVRGAELGQPFQFNNFRD; via the coding sequence ATGCCATCTTTCGATATTGTTTCGGAAATCGACATGCAGGAAGTTCGCAACGCGGTGGAAAACGCTACTCGTGAACTGGGCACCCGCTGGGATTTTCGTAATGTGCCTGCCAGCTTTGAGCTGAATGAAAAAGCACAGACTATCAAAGCGACCAGCGAATCGGATTTTCAGGTTAAGCAGTTAATTGAAATTCTGAGAGAAAAACTGGCAAAACGTGGAATTGAAGGCGGTTCACTGGAAATCCCTGAAGATATGGAACACAGCGGCAAGACTTATAGTGTGGAAGCGAAGCTGAAGCAGGGTATCGAAGCTACGTTGGCGAAGAAAATCGTTAAACTGATTAAAGACAACAAGCTCAAGGTTCAGGCTCAGATTCAGGGTGAGCAGGTACGCGTTACCGGGAAATCCCGCGACGATCTGCAAGGCGTAATTGCGCTGGTGCGTGGTGCTGAGCTGGGTCAACCCTTTCAGTTTAATAACTTTCGAGATTGA